DNA from Gammaproteobacteria bacterium:
GCCATCCAGCGGCGAGCCGGGGGTGACTACAATCTCGGCCAGCTGCTGATCTTCATCCTGCAGCGGATGCTCCTCGTCCACCGGCGTGTCGCCGGTATACAGACGGGCGCCCAGCACGGTTTCGTATTCCTTGAGATGTTCCGGCGTATCGCGCACGCTGAGGCGATCGCCCGCGCGCAGCACCACGTCCGGCAGCGGGGTGATCGCCGTACCGCTGTCGCGGATGACCTGTCGAATATGCAGCGTGCTCCCGGCCTTCTCCAACGCCTCCGCCAGGGTCTTGCCCTCGGCGGCGCTGTCTTCCTCCACGTGCAGGGTGGCGCTAAAAATGCGTGGCGAGGTGTCCGCCATGTGCCCCTGACGTTGCGGCAGCATGCGTGGCGCCACCAGCCACAGAAACAGGATCGCAACACTGCCGGCCAGCGCCGCGGGTACCAGGAAGTCAAACATCGCAAAGCGGCGCAGGCCCATATCCGCCGCCACCGACACCACCAGCAGATTGGTCGAGGTGCCGATAGTGGTGCTCATGCCACCCAGCAGGGTGGCAAAGCCCATGGGCATGAGGATGTCCGAGGCCGGCCGGTTGGTGCGCAGCGAGATGCTCACCAGGATCGGCAGCAGCAGCACCACGATCGGCACATTGTTGACGAAGGCGCTGAGCACCGCGCCGGCCACCAGGGTGAGCAGCAGCGAAAACAACGGGCTGACCGACCACATGCGTGCCAGTGCGCGGCCCACCGGCTCCAGAGAACCGGTGCGCACCAGACCCTGCCCGGCGATCATCAGGGCGCACACCGCCACCAGCGCCTCGTGGCCAAAGCCGTGGAAGAAATCCGTGGCCTCAACACTGATCTCGCCCCGCTGATAGGGGAACAGCCCGAAGCCCGCCGCCAGCAGCACCAGCACGATCAGGCTGGAGGTCTCCAGCGGAATGCGTTCCCGGGTAAACAGGAACAGGGCGACCACGATCAGGCCGAGTACGGCCAGGGCATGGGCATCAGGTAAAGGCGGCAGGTTCATCACAGTGGTCTCGATAGTAAAGGGTTTACAAGGCTAGCATAGACTGCCCCCCTACCTGACTTGCTCACAGCGATTGAGCTGCGGGCAGGTTTGTGGCGACACAGAGTTACATATTCAATAACTAAAAGAGAGGATAAGAAGATGAAACGTATATTTGCCCATGCCCTGATTATCGCCGTTGGCCTGGCCCTGTCAGCGCCGGTCTATAGCGCCGCCTATATCAAACTTGGCGATATCAAGGGTGAGTCAAAATCATCCAGCCAGCTTGAGCCTGCCCGTGAAATCAAAAGTGATGAAACCCCGAAACCGGCCGCCTTGTTGCTTCCGGCAGTGCAGAAGGCACGGGAGGCGGGCGCGTCTGGCATAGGTAAAAAGGGCAAGGTGGAAACTCAATGGAAAGTGGAAGAGGGTTCCAAGTAGCATAAGGTCGTTGAGCTCACCCGGCCTGGTCAGTGTTCAGGTCGGGATTAGTGGTTTGTGATCTGGCCGCGGAGTCTATACTTCCTGTACCGCTGGAGGTGGCTCATGGATGATGCGCTCAACAACAAGATACTGGCACTGCTGGATGAACACCGGATCATGACGCTTGCCACCTTACGCCCGGATGGCTGGCCGCAGGCAACGACTGTCGGCTACGTCAATGAGGGCCTCACCCTCTATTTTCTCTGTGGCCTGGATAGCCAGAAGGCGGCGAATCTCGCCGTCGATGACCGGGTCTCACTCACCATCGATCACGACACGCCGGATCTGATGGCGATCACCGGCCTGTCCATGGCGGCACGCGCGCACGCCGT
Protein-coding regions in this window:
- a CDS encoding SLC13 family permease, yielding MNLPPLPDAHALAVLGLIVVALFLFTRERIPLETSSLIVLVLLAAGFGLFPYQRGEISVEATDFFHGFGHEALVAVCALMIAGQGLVRTGSLEPVGRALARMWSVSPLFSLLLTLVAGAVLSAFVNNVPIVVLLLPILVSISLRTNRPASDILMPMGFATLLGGMSTTIGTSTNLLVVSVAADMGLRRFAMFDFLVPAALAGSVAILFLWLVAPRMLPQRQGHMADTSPRIFSATLHVEEDSAAEGKTLAEALEKAGSTLHIRQVIRDSGTAITPLPDVVLRAGDRLSVRDTPEHLKEYETVLGARLYTGDTPVDEEHPLQDEDQQLAEIVVTPGSPLDGSTLSRQRFADYYQLVTLALHRAGRESRTLREDVGDVRLGIGDVLLVQGNREQIAEVKRSGEFLVLDATSDLPVSKRAPLALLIMVSIVAVAALGILPIAISAVAGVLLMIVSRCLSWRDAAQALSTPVILIVVASLALGSALLKTGGAGYLAQLFVSLSEGASPTVILSGLMLVIAVLTNIVSNNASAVIGTPIAISIAQQLNLPPEPFVLAVLFGANMSFATPMAYKTNLLVMNAGGYTFMDFVRVGVPLTLIVWLTLSWVLPVMYGL
- a CDS encoding pyridoxamine 5'-phosphate oxidase family protein; the protein is MDDALNNKILALLDEHRIMTLATLRPDGWPQATTVGYVNEGLTLYFLCGLDSQKAANLAVDDRVSLTIDHDTPDLMAITGLSMAARAHAVDDRDEAERVLQLMPQKYPEQIELPVQMPTPDDVRIFRVTPTVISVLDYSQGFGHADLVTV